The genomic window TTGCACAGGGAATGTACACATTTTCATACCATCACAATATCATCAATATCTCAGGCCAATAATATTGTGAATGCAACTGTTTtataacaaacacaaaataaaaaaaccaatGTTACTATTTAtggcaaacagaaacaaaagtaaatattgcaaggatgttttcttttgtttctagtACTGATTTTAGTTGGACTTTAAATGAAGGTCATCAACTCTCCTGGAATAACCTCTACCTCTGGCTGTGAATCCACAGTATAAATATGGTGAATAAAGCTAAACTGTAAGAGCTAACTATATACTGAATAACCAAAATAATTGTAACTAATACTGCTCTTGAAGACCAATCTAATGAAAAAAGTATCATTAGATATGGTGAGAAATACAGACAAATCTGTACAATCTAACATCTATAAACAGTAAAATCAAAACATCCAACTTCCTTATAGAAAGTGTTTTATCTATGTAATTATAAATGTTAAGGACTCTTGTATTTTATAAACACAAGATGGGCTCACTTTGATGATATCAATTTtaagatttataaaaatgtttaaaaaaatctttccacaAAACTTTATACAGTTTAAAGCTATACACCAATCTATAAAtctcagaaaatggaaaacaaaacaaaaaatctttataAGATCACATGtataaaacaagaaatgaaatgtgattttatttaagGCAATACTGGGCTACTTCACAAATCACCACCTCAAATATTTACACTGCTCCACACTACTAGTTTTCTATCACATtcacaaaggatttttttttttaataccaaatGTTTAAAATCTTCAATGTAGTAAATTCTTTATTCACATTTCCATTATATTTCATGGACTCATACTATATCCAATTAGaagcaatgaggaaaaaaaaaaaaaaaaccaaaaccaaaactgtAGCTATAGGAAACTGCTAAAGAATCTGCTTTAATTTCACATGAATACCACCCCAAAATCCTGGATGGCAAATTCACAAAGCAGAGCAAAGTGTTGATATAATGTGCCTATTTTGTGAAAAGTAATCTTGATATCATCttgtaaataaatgtttcatgTAAAAATCAATGAACTATGGCAGAGTTTCTGGTTTTAGTTCAAAAAGttcttaatttaaaacaataaaagaacaatttaaaaaacttgaTCGcttagttaaaaattaaaattccaaataTAAATGTGTCATTTAATAGTTTAGACTTACAGACTGCTGGTGGCAGCACATGatttacaataataaatatatacaaaaaaggTATCTACAAATAAAGAGTACTGTTATACATGAGCAGTGACCTGGTGAAACATACCAATCACACAGATAATTGTTTAGTTCATGAAAAGGGCAATTGGGTGATAGAAATTTGAGGTTTAGCTATTTACAATAACTGAAGTACTGATTCTGTTCCTCAAGTCCCAtagggataaaaaaaaaagttttacatgacaatgtcatgtttttttttttttttttttttttggccaggttaattcatgacaacaacaaaaaatataatgaaagttCCACAATTCTAGCATGCTTGATGGcttcctatttaaaataaaatggtaaatgatGTATTTATACTACATTAATTATCAGTACTGACCTCTGCCTGTGGCTTTACCTATACTGATATCTTTCACAACAGACATATCTGGATCATTTGAATGTACTTCAAGTTTTTTCAGACTGACGGTAGGTTTCATTTCCTGAAGCTGCTTTAAGACAAGCTCAGTGCAATCTTTAAGATTCTTGtctaaaacaatttttacatTATCACTGCACTGAAGCTGTGATGGATTGGCAAACTGTACAAACGTTTCGCTTTCTTTACAAGGACATACATGATTTCCACTAGTCACAGCAGTCTTATCagtattttttcttgaatttgaatgggATCCTTTTTTGTTTCCAGTATTTGGATGGTCtttgtcaatatttttcttctgcttcactGCAGACTCCTCAAGAAACTTCAGAAATGATACTTCAAATCCCATTGGCTTAAAAGAGCTCCAGTCAAAAGATGCAGGACGCTCCTCAGTGGTTTGAATGGCAACAGCAGTTTCTTCTTCTTTACGCACGCTACTTAACTCAGCTGCCGATGCTGGTTCAGCTTtttcaactttcctttttttattttgtgagacatttttttctttattaactcTCTTCAAATTACttgctttttgtctttctgaCTGGCAGGGGTTATCTTCCTGAAAATCGTTAATCACATTTGAAGAAGTAATAGCCTGGGTCTCTACACTTGTGCtatcttcatttattaattttgtaataaaCAATTCTGTTAGTTCATCcatttcatctttttcatttttttcagcttCCTTTTGTGAAACTGTAGCTGTTGTTCCTGAATTATCATTGCTCTCTGATACACACGTGTCAGAATCTTTCACGTCATTCTTAGCACCTTCTTGCTCAGACGTTTCCTTTACTTGTGAGTTGCAACACCGTTTGAATACAATAAGAAGATTTCGGTGTTGCGATGTAAATGCCTTAGATAATTTATGGCACTTATAATGTCTAATTATATTGCTTTCACTTGTAACAACCGAAGTACATCCCTTTATCATACATGGATACTGGGTTACAAATCTGCTTGTACACTCAGACAGGGCATCATTTCTAGCCTTTATAGAATATACATGCTTCCCACGTTTCAGAGAATAAGGCTTATTTTCTTCAATCTGCACAATCTTTGCATtcttgttttctaaattattttttttctttcgtttGGTCTTGGGcatttttattccttcctttccacATCTGCTGTGTTTCGTCCCCCGATGTTTAGACTTTGATTTTTCCTGGTTTGCCTTGCTTGACATATTTTCCTGACCAGGTGTTAATCTTCTTGGGCGAATCAAATGAGCCTTATGTTTGTCATTATGCTTATTAAAAATGTGTCGGAGGAGATTTGACCGGGTTGCATATATACGGTCACAGCCTTCACAATCACATTTGTATACACCATCTTCTTCGGTTTTACTTGCCCTTAGTCCAATTCCATGGTCTGCCTCTAGATGAACAACATAGTTCAAATATGTAGTAAATGAAGATTTACACTCTAACTGGTCACACGGAAATTTCCCAACATCCACTGAAGCAGTCATACTTTCAATTTCTTCAGGAGTCATTTCATGAAGTTTCATGTAGTGTTGTATTAGGCCAGTAATTGCTTGGAAAATTCGAGAACAGTCACTTACCTGACATCGAAATTCTTTCAAAGTTTGTttagtttcagtttcttcactttcttTACCAGCTTCACTTTCCTCTTCGACCTCTGCTGAAAATGCAGGTAGATCTGATTTGTGTACAGCCTGGTAATGGAGAATCAAGTTTTGCTGTATCGTAAAGGCAGCAAAGCATCCCTGGTGAACACATCGATAAGGTCTGTAAGGATTGTATCTTGTTGGAAACTCAAGGGATTGGGAAACTGGCTTCTTTcgttttttctcctccttttcttttttatgcctcCTAATTTTCCGTCCTTTGGTTTGTATGTTTGTGAGTGCATTTGTATTACATTGTTCTGAAGTAACTGTAATCACCTGTAAAGAACTTTCTGTTTTgtcagggctttttttttctaCAAGTTGTTTTTCTGGGATCACTGCTACATTACTGTGGGTAGTTTGGGTCTCTGCTCTCAATTCTAAAGCAGGCTgagattcctttttattttcctctgtcaTAGCTAGCTGTTTTTTCACTTGTGTACTTCGTGGGGCTGACAAATTTTCACTCTGAGATTTTCTTCCATAAggccttttaatttttaactttaccATTTCTTCAGTTGTAAAATGATGCACCAATTGACAGTGTGCCCGGAGGTTAGAATTTCTTGTAAATGTTTTTGTACATGTAGGTACTACACATTTAAAGGGAGCAAATTTCAATTGATTCTTCTTAATTTCAAGAATCATTTCTGGAGTGTACTGATGAATTTTACCATAGTGCTTAAATAGTGCATCCTTTGTCATAGCACTGTAGTTACAGCCTTGGTTTTGACACACAAAGGGTTTATTAACTTTGTCATTAAATTGAATGTTTATCATTTCAGAAACTGGCTGAACAACTGTGACATCTGCAGTTGATTTAACAGGCGTGGGAGTCAGTGTCACTGATGTATTTATCAGTACACACTGGGATGCTGGAGGGGACAggtcattttctaattttagtttctGTAAGCCTTCTAAAATTTCCTGTATTTGATCCTCCTTATGTGATACGTCAGACTGAGGAATGTTACTTTTTGTTGGTATGACGCTTATAAAGGAGGAAAACTCAGAAGAATCAGGTAATTTGTTATTTTGCACAGTGTTTACTGAAGGAAGCTGaatgttataatttatttgaGCATTTTGTGATGTTTCACCAGCACCCTGAGATCCACTTTTTACCTCAAGTATTTGAGAATTCATAGCAGTTTTAATAATTTCAAGAGTCTTCTCAAAGTTTTGTATAACATTGTCTTCAGAAATCTGCAAATCAGAATTTATTGAAGTTGTGCATGAATTCAAAGCCATCATTTGGGAATCaccattttcagtttttaatgttAAAGGGGCTAACACTGTATGGGACTCAATACTGGTTTTGAAATTCTCTTTTACATCAGTCATAAATAACTGATTGTTAACATTATTTAACTTCTGTGTTAGATTTTCCACCAAACTCTGAGGTTCACAACTTGGAATTACATTTGAGTGAAGGTTAGTAGTTGGGATTTCAACACTCTTTGCTATGAGTCCGATTGTTGTTAAGTCACTTGTTACCAAGTTTTGGGAAGAATTAGGTGCAATTAGTGGAGGAGcaactttctttcttctcttagaagcactgtttccctttttatttaaatgactgGATCTTGTGTTCTGAGGACCACTTATAACAGAAACACGAGAACTGTTACTGGTAAAATTTTGTGATGGCCCACCAGAATTAGGAAATGAACTAGAGCACAAACCATTTTCAACAGTCTTCAGTAGTAAGTCATTCGTTGGAAAAACAGGCAAGCTGCTACATTCCTCAATGGAGGAAGTTTTGGAGTTTGATGTCCTATTCTGGTTGGTCAGCAAGGTGTTTGGATGGCATACAGTCTGCAACAGGGGTGGCACAGTTGGATTTGGCATCACTGTTGCATTTACTTGTGGTGTATCAGAGACACAACCTGTTGAAACATGAGAAAGCATCTCGGCACCCTCAAATGTACTGGGAATGCCAGCAGTTTCCAAAGCCTGTTTAATAATTTCACTACCTTCTTGACTGACACTGGTATTAAAGTTAGTCACGCCAGGTCGAGGAAATGTATTTGGTAAAAATGTTGGCGAGCGATTTTCAGCAGCAAGCAGCTGTAGAAATGATGGATCTTTAAAGCATGCTTCTGGATTGAAGGTAGATTGTTGTGGCTGCTGCAAATTTACTGCATTTGTGGAGAGAATCATGCTGGCAAGAAGAGAAGGCTGTCCATTACTCTGTAGAAGTTCTTGAGCAATTTCGGCTCCATCCAGTGGTTTACAGTAAGATCGCTTGGATAAGTGCCCACCCAGTGATCTGGGATTAGTAAAAGCCCTGTAACATCTGCTACAGATAAATTTCCCATCTCTGATAATTGCAGGCCATTTAGCCCTTTTGTTGTGCTtaggttttctttccttcccatttGGGCCCCGCCCACggtcttttttaactttttcaggtGCAGACTGTTGGTCATTGGTGCTACTGAAGTTATCTGCAACATTCACTTGTGAAGGAAAAACTGCATTTTCACCATTACCCCCCTTTAGAAAGGAGGAATTAGTGTTTCCTTCCATCTGTGAGGAATAatgatttgtattattttccagTTGGGAAAAAACAGAATTAGTCCCACTATCTGCTGGTGAAGGGAAGAGAGACATTGAACTACTTTCTGCAGgtaaaggaaggaaaggatcTGAGCCACTGTCAATATTCAAAGGCAGAACTGTTTTGGTTAGATCTTCCATTTGTGCTGGCAAGGCAGTATTAGGTAAATTTTCCATTTGGGAACATAACATACCACCTTGTTCATTTTTATCCTGAGAAGTTATATTTGGATTTATGACACTTTCCATTGAGGACAACAATGGAGTTGACACACTTGCTAAATGAGCTGGAAAAATGGGAGGCGAGACATGCTGCAACTGGGCCGAACAAGTAGGATTCCCATTGGCTTTGGTCTGTGATgtaaaaaatgcattatttgaGCTGTTCACCGGTGatggcaaaaaataaacaaactttcCATTATTTGGTGTATTTAAGTTGTTAGCTTTctgaccttttttatttttgcgcTGCATTTTAAATGCAGCATATTGGTCAGGGTGTGCTGTCTTCATGTGTTTCCCAATACTCTGTGAAGAGTTATAGGTTCGAGTACATCCCTCGACCTGGCAGCTGAATTTCTGAACTGGAGCTTTTGGAGGCACTGATGGGGTTCCTAATGAATTACTTAGATTGGGCTGTGGCGGAACAAATGCAATACTTTCTAATGTCTTAAGAGGTAAATTATAAAGATTGGATGATGTTTTAACATTATCTCCACATTCAAATTTGGAAGTTGGTAAATTGTTTTGAAATCCTGCCTGATTTTGCACAGAAAAGGTCATCAAGTTGTTCACTTGTCTTTCTAAGTTTTGTGGGGTAAGGTCACCTATTTTGAGAGTTTCTGAATTTACTAAAGAATTCTGAGTAACCTGGGCTTCATTAAAGCAATCTTGTTCTTTTCTCTCCTGGAAACCTGGATGACATAAATCATTACAAGTATCTTCAACTGGTGTATGTAAGTCTGTAACCAGAGATTCACCATTGCCTTCCACAGTTGAGTTTTCTTGCTTTCCAAAGTTATCCTCAATCCCCTGATTGAGAGACACCTTAATGGACACAGCTACTTCACTGGATTGAAGCAGAGGAGTAGTAGCAGAGTTTTCCAAACCATTTGACAACGGTCCATTAACTTGCCTGAGCTCAGAGGCAGAAATCTGGTCTTGTTTGGTCACAGTTGATTCTGCTTTGCTTTTATCCCAAGCATCACTTCTATCTGCTAGTAAGCTGTTTTCAATGTTATTTTCTGAAGGAAGCACAGATCTTTCTTTCTCAGTATTCTCTGCTGTGTTCTGATTCACTTCAGAAGGCTGAATGGAATCTCCAGATGAATTAAGTTGGGCTTCAGGAGGCAGCACTTTTTCAGGAGGAGTACTGTGATCATCCAGATGCTTTTCCAGCTCACCCTGAGAACGATAAACTTTGCCACAACCTGTGAACTTGCAAGTGTACGTATTATAATGTTGTGCTTCATGATCATACAGTAAATAAGCTTCTGAAAAAATTCTTCCACATTTAGGAAACATACATTTTGCTCTAAAGACTTGATGCTCCTTTCGGTGGGTTAAAAGCTCGGCATAACTATTAAAACCAGCTTTACATTTCATCTGTATACAGATATATGGTTTACTGCCACAGTGCATCTGTAAGTGATCATTCAGATGAGTAACACTCACAAAATGCCGCCTACAGTACTGGCAAATAACTTTTTTGCTCTGCATTTCAAGAAAGCGCTTAGCATCTTCATTATCTTTATGCCCCTTTACATGagcaattaaatttttaaagtacttaaagCCCTTTTTACAAAAAGTTACAGGGCAATTAAATTCATTAACAGGTACTGGTTTCTGGACTGGAATCACTTCTGGCTCATAGGATTTATCTTTGTCATCATTCTCATCGTCTGAACCATCATTGTCATTAAACACTATAAAATCTGTTGAATAGAGACTATTCTTTTTTATAGGTCGCTGCTCTTGTTTAGCCACAGTATTAGTCTTCTGATTTTCATTGGCAGTTGTGATCTTTGGAGGCCTTCCCAATCTTCTTAATGGTTTCATAGCTGCTAGTCTCTCTTTACTAGATTGTTTAACATGCAGTGTGACATGAGGGACAAAAGTTTCTTTAGAATTAAAGTTCTTTGCACATATGGGGCAACTATAAATTCCATCTTTGTAATGTTTCTGAGCATGTCGTACTATTCTGTGACCAAGGAATTCTTTGTCACACAACACACAATACTGCATGTAGGCTTGCCAATTCCTAAACCTAGCAGATATAAATCCCCTCTCTCTTAACTGTtttatctctctcttcttctgCTTTTCATCACCAATGTCTTTAAGAAGGCCAGAATTAGCACCAACTCCACCAGAAAGTCCATTCATAGAAGTTTCTTTACTCTCTTCTTGGTAGTCTACTTTTTCATATACTTCACTGTCATTCAGTTCATCTATTGAAGACACAATGGATGCTTCTTCCCCCATTAATGCAAGGCATTGTCGTTTCAAGGTTTTCCAATCCCAGAATTCTGGATCAAAGGGCCACTGAGTTTTCAATACAAGTAACAGCTCACAGCGTAGAGAATTTGGTATTGGAAGATTCTCTTCATCATATTTCTGGTCTGGCTGATTATACAACATTTCCACAGCATAATACGCATCTACTGTAGGCTCAATAAGAAATTCACTCAGTTGACAAGCACGTTTTACTTCCAGATCATCAGGCAACAAACATGAAATGGTCTTGCAAATAGATATTTTCACTTCAGTATTTTCTGTAGACTCCAAGCGAAGAGCTTTTACACACAGTTCTATACAGGTAGCAAGTCCAGCCCCTTCAGTCTGTGAAAAAGCAAACAGGAAATGTTAATTTAAGCTACACTAATCAACActaatttatttcagaatttaGTTAAGATTGAGATTTTTCTTAAATCTTGCAATAGCAGCTTATGAAAGGATTCCCCTTCTAAAGCACTGCACCTTAGGctgttatgtgtgtatgtaaaatgAACTGCATAGAATGGCAGAAAACGCCTAAGTATTAGAAGCTAAGACCTGGGTATGAAATTATTTAATGTCTAGGCAAACTTGGAagttaatttaacttttttgacCTTTCATATCCCACTTATAAAACAGAGGTCAAAACAGCACTTAAACTTCATTAAATTGCTGTATTAAAGGAGATTAAGTATGTGTTATAGTttaatgtctggcacatagtaaatgatCAATAAATGTCATCCTTATTGTAACTCTTCCTGTTTGCATAAGCAATCTTTCTGAAACAAAACCCTCCTAATCTAATTATAAAACTGAGAACATCCCCATATTTCCAAACTTATCAGTACTGAAATAGTTTGCTTCTATAAAATAAGGTACTAATCCCTAATAGTGGAGATTCTAGTGCTATCATAAAAGCGAATGTCAAATTACCTACCTCATAGCGGGACCAGCTTAAGAATTAGAAGTAGGGGTAGACATAGCCCAACATACGTTTTCTTTTGAATTAGCAttttaaactattattattaGATAGCAATAACAAAGGTAAGAGTCATTTGAAAGACACATAGGGTAAAGAgataaaaataggttttaaagaCAAGAAGGGA from Macaca fascicularis isolate 582-1 chromosome 4, T2T-MFA8v1.1 includes these protein-coding regions:
- the ZNF292 gene encoding zinc finger protein 292 isoform X1; protein product: MADEEAEQERLSRGEGGCVAELQRLGEQLQELERQLRESRVPAVEAATDYCQQLCQTLLEYAEKWKTSEDPLPLLEVYTVAIQSYVKARPYLTSECENVALVLERLALSCVELLLCLPVELSDKQWEQFQSLVQVAHEKLMENGSCELHFLATLAQETGVWKNPVLSTILSQEPLDKDKVNEFLAFEGPILLDMRIKHLIKIHQLSQATALAKLCSDHPEIGTKGSFKQTYLVCLCTSSPNEKLIEEISEVDCKDALEMICNLESEGDEKSALVLCTAFLSRQLQQGDMYCAWELTLFWSKLQQRVEPSIQVYLERCRQLSLLTKTVYHIFFLIKVINSETEGAGLATCIELCVKALRLESTENTEVKISICKTISCLLPDDLEVKRACQLSEFLIEPTVDAYYAVEMLYNQPDQKYDEENLPIPNSLRCELLLVLKTQWPFDPEFWDWKTLKRQCLALMGEEASIVSSIDELNDSEVYEKVDYQEESKETSMNGLSGGVGANSGLLKDIGDEKQKKREIKQLRERGFISARFRNWQAYMQYCVLCDKEFLGHRIVRHAQKHYKDGIYSCPICAKNFNSKETFVPHVTLHVKQSSKERLAAMKPLRRLGRPPKITTANENQKTNTVAKQEQRPIKKNSLYSTDFIVFNDNDGSDDENDDKDKSYEPEVIPVQKPVPVNEFNCPVTFCKKGFKYFKNLIAHVKGHKDNEDAKRFLEMQSKKVICQYCRRHFVSVTHLNDHLQMHCGSKPYICIQMKCKAGFNSYAELLTHRKEHQVFRAKCMFPKCGRIFSEAYLLYDHEAQHYNTYTCKFTGCGKVYRSQGELEKHLDDHSTPPEKVLPPEAQLNSSGDSIQPSEVNQNTAENTEKERSVLPSENNIENSLLADRSDAWDKSKAESTVTKQDQISASELRQVNGPLSNGLENSATTPLLQSSEVAVSIKVSLNQGIEDNFGKQENSTVEGNGESLVTDLHTPVEDTCNDLCHPGFQERKEQDCFNEAQVTQNSLVNSETLKIGDLTPQNLERQVNNLMTFSVQNQAGFQNNLPTSKFECGDNVKTSSNLYNLPLKTLESIAFVPPQPNLSNSLGTPSVPPKAPVQKFSCQVEGCTRTYNSSQSIGKHMKTAHPDQYAAFKMQRKNKKGQKANNLNTPNNGKFVYFLPSPVNSSNNAFFTSQTKANGNPTCSAQLQHVSPPIFPAHLASVSTPLLSSMESVINPNITSQDKNEQGGMLCSQMENLPNTALPAQMEDLTKTVLPLNIDSGSDPFLPLPAESSSMSLFPSPADSGTNSVFSQLENNTNHYSSQMEGNTNSSFLKGGNGENAVFPSQVNVADNFSSTNDQQSAPEKVKKDRGRGPNGKERKPKHNKRAKWPAIIRDGKFICSRCYRAFTNPRSLGGHLSKRSYCKPLDGAEIAQELLQSNGQPSLLASMILSTNAVNLQQPQQSTFNPEACFKDPSFLQLLAAENRSPTFLPNTFPRPGVTNFNTSVSQEGSEIIKQALETAGIPSTFEGAEMLSHVSTGCVSDTPQVNATVMPNPTVPPLLQTVCHPNTLLTNQNRTSNSKTSSIEECSSLPVFPTNDLLLKTVENGLCSSSFPNSGGPSQNFTSNSSRVSVISGPQNTRSSHLNKKGNSASKRRKKVAPPLIAPNSSQNLVTSDLTTIGLIAKSVEIPTTNLHSNVIPSCEPQSLVENLTQKLNNVNNQLFMTDVKENFKTSIESHTVLAPLTLKTENGDSQMMALNSCTTSINSDLQISEDNVIQNFEKTLEIIKTAMNSQILEVKSGSQGAGETSQNAQINYNIQLPSVNTVQNNKLPDSSEFSSFISVIPTKSNIPQSDVSHKEDQIQEILEGLQKLKLENDLSPPASQCVLINTSVTLTPTPVKSTADVTVVQPVSEMINIQFNDKVNKPFVCQNQGCNYSAMTKDALFKHYGKIHQYTPEMILEIKKNQLKFAPFKCVVPTCTKTFTRNSNLRAHCQLVHHFTTEEMVKLKIKRPYGRKSQSENLSAPRSTQVKKQLAMTEENKKESQPALELRAETQTTHSNVAVIPEKQLVEKKSPDKTESSLQVITVTSEQCNTNALTNIQTKGRKIRRHKKEKEEKKRKKPVSQSLEFPTRYNPYRPYRCVHQGCFAAFTIQQNLILHYQAVHKSDLPAFSAEVEEESEAGKESEETETKQTLKEFRCQVSDCSRIFQAITGLIQHYMKLHEMTPEEIESMTASVDVGKFPCDQLECKSSFTTYLNYVVHLEADHGIGLRASKTEEDGVYKCDCEGCDRIYATRSNLLRHIFNKHNDKHKAHLIRPRRLTPGQENMSSKANQEKSKSKHRGTKHSRCGKEGIKMPKTKRKKKNNLENKNAKIVQIEENKPYSLKRGKHVYSIKARNDALSECTSRFVTQYPCMIKGCTSVVTSESNIIRHYKCHKLSKAFTSQHRNLLIVFKRCCNSQVKETSEQEGAKNDVKDSDTCVSESNDNSGTTATVSQKEAEKNEKDEMDELTELFITKLINEDSTSVETQAITSSNVINDFQEDNPCQSERQKASNLKRVNKEKNVSQNKKRKVEKAEPASAAELSSVRKEEETAVAIQTTEERPASFDWSSFKPMGFEVSFLKFLEESAVKQKKNIDKDHPNTGNKKGSHSNSRKNTDKTAVTSGNHVCPCKESETFVQFANPSQLQCSDNVKIVLDKNLKDCTELVLKQLQEMKPTVSLKKLEVHSNDPDMSVVKDISIGKATGRGQY